The sequence below is a genomic window from Rudanella lutea DSM 19387.
GTTTTATTGGTTTGCAGCCTCCTCTTTTGTGCTGCCGTTACGTTTGCTCAAACGCCCACCACCATTCTGCCCGAACGCGACCGGGCCCGGTTTGTCGATGAGGTGCTCGAAGACCGATTTACCAATCTGCTGCCACAGCTGATGCGCCGGGAGGGTATCGATATGTGGGTGATTATTTCCCGCGAGTACAACGAAGACCCGGTGCTTAAAACCATGCTGCCCGCCAATTGGCTGTCGGCCCGTCGGCGGACGATCATGGTGTTCTTTGACAATGGAAAAGCCGTGGAGCGTCTCGCTATCGCCCGTTACGATGTGGGAAATCTGCTCAAAGGCGAATGGGATATCGACGTGCGACCCAATCAGTGGGATGCGTTGGTCGACATTATTCAGAAACGAAATCCCAAAAAAATTGGCCTGAACTTCTCCGAACATTACGCCCATGCCGACGGCCTGACGTTTACGGAGCAGAAGGAATTTACGGCCAAGCTACCCGCCGATCTGCAAAAGCGGATTGTATCAGCTGAGCGGCTGGCCGTGGGTTGGCTCGAAACCCGCACCGAAAAAGAAATGGCCGTGTATCCGCTCATCTGCCGGTTGTCGCATCAAATTGTGCAGGAGGGACTATCGGAAAAGGTGATTCAGCCGGGGATTACTACCACCGACGACGTGGTGTGGTGGTATCGGCAACGGGTTACCGAGCTGGGCCTCGATACGTGGTTTCACCCGACCGTGGATATTCAGCGGGCCGACGACGCCAAGTTTGATCACCTACGTACGTTTGCCAAGCGGCCCTCCGGCGAAGTGATTATGCCCGGCGATTTACTGCACGTTGACTTTGGCATCACGTACCTCCGTCTGAACACCGATCAGCAACAGCACGCCTACGTGCTGCGCCCCGGCGAAACCGAGGTTCCGGCGGCTATTCGGGAGGCTTTCCGGCAGGGTAACCGCCTTCAGGATATCCTGACCGAGCGGTTTCAGAGTGGAAAATCGGGCAATCAGATTCTGCGCGAAGCCCTGGAGCAGGCCGGGAAAGAAGGGATTCGGGGTACTATTTACACCCACCCGATTGGGAGTCATGGTCATGCGGCCGGCCCAACCATTGGTCTGTGGGATCAGCAGAAAGGTGTACCCGGCTCCGGCGATTACCCATTGTTTCCCAACACTGCCTACTCAATCGAGTTGAATGCCGCTGTCGACGTGCCCGAATGGAAAAAAACAATTCGGATTATGCTGGAAGAAGACGGTGCTTTCGACGGTAAATCGTTCCGGTACATCGACGGTCGGCAAACCGAAATCTACACGATTCCGCGCACGCTGGGTTACGTGAAGTAAGGAGGAGTTTACTATAGGTGAACTTTTTTAAAGCGGGACTATGTTCAACATCATAGCACGGCGTACATTATTGGCGTATTGTCAGTTGTATCCGGCGGCAGCAAATGCGCTAAAACAGTGGTATGCTGAGTGGCAGGAGCAGGACTTTGCCAACTTTAACCAGTTAAAAGCGGTGTATGGTAATGCGAGTATTGTTGCAGATGATCGAGTTGTTTTCAACATCATGGGCAACAAATACCGGCTTGTTGTGCGGGTTGTGGTTGATTACAAAGCAATCCAAATTAAATGGTTTGGTACGCACGCGGAGTATGACAAGATAGACATAGAAACTGTTTAATTCACGAAATAATGACCCTTAAGCCGATACGAAACGAGCAGGAGTATGATGCTTTTATGGTTTGGATTGATGAACAATTTGATCGTAAGCCTACGCCGGGAACCCCCGAGGGCGATGCTGTGGAAGTTGCTTTGCTTCTCATTAAAGCGTACGAAGACGAACACTATCCTATTCCGGTACCTGACCCTATAGAGGCCATTCGTCTGAAAATGAATGAAAGAGGGATAAGAAACAAAGACTTTGTTGGCCGGCTGGGTAGTAAGAGCTATGTCTCGGCTGTGCTGAATCGCCGTAAACCGCTCACGCTGGAAATGGCGCGTTTCTTTCACAAAGAATTAGGGATACCCGCAACCGTATTGCTCGCTTGAGTGAGGTACGTGCGTTCTACAAAGTTAGCTGTTGAGCAATCCGGCTACCCCAGCGGAATCTGAAGCTCGTTGGCTTTGCGGATCATAAACTGCCGGGCTTCATCATAGGCTTCGGGCGTGCTGAGGTGCTCAAGCATAAGCGGCACGGCCTGCGGGAGAGCGGTCACGTTGCGGAGGTAGGCCGTGTAATCCAAACCACCCCGGCCGGGCGCAGTTTCGGCAAAGTGGCCATCCTTGCCCACAATATCTTTCGCATGGGCCGACACAATCCAGCGGCCCAACTTCCGGAAGGTCTCGTTAATCAGCGCGGTATTCTGGTAGTACCGCCCCGGTGTGTTCACGATGTTGGCTATGTCGATATGGGCCCCGAAAGCCGGTCGGTTGATTGCTTTGATGAATTTCAGGTAGGAGTCTGCACTGTCGGGCAGGCTCCAGCCCATCATTTCGAGAGCAAACCGGGTGCGTTTAGGCTTCACCGCGTCGATCACCTTCCGGCAATTTTCGACGGTAGCCTCAAAAAACTCGTCCGACAGATTGCGGGCGTCGGGGCCGGCCCAGTCGGTGGGGTTAAACGAGCCCGCAATATCAACACAGGTGAGTGCCCCCACGGCCTCCGCCAACGCGAGCCGTTCGGTCACGTAGGCAAGGTTTTTTCGGCGCTTTTCGGGGTCAGTATCGAGCATATTTACCCAGGCACCCACCTCGGCAATCACCACGTTTTGGGCCGCAAAGGCTTTCTCAATTGCCCGGATTCGAGCCGAGTCGTTCAGGTCGACTTTGGGAACGTAAGCCGCGCTGTACTGCAACCGCCGGTGTTCGCGGGCGAGCTCGTCCGGGTCATCGGACTTTAGAAAGATTGGGCCTCCCAACCGAAGGGCCTTAGATTTACGGCTATGGGCGAATGCGCGCGGGAGTATAGCTCCACCTGCCAACACGGCCGAAGCCTGTAAAAAACGACGACGCGATACCGAAGGCATGGGTGTTTGGGGATTTGTGTTCTGAAGAGATGTCATCTCGTTGGAAAAGATGACATCTCTTCAGAAAAGATACTTGAAAAAAGGCCTCCTACTTCAGCTTGACCACCTCCGAGCCAGCCAGCAGAAAGGCCCCCGTGCCGTACACCTCCCAGCTATCGGCGCTGAAATTCCGGCGTGGGTCGGCCCCGATGGGTTGCACCCAGCCCACCCGGCCTTCGGGCGAAACCAACGCATTGAGCGCTACCCAGGCTTTCCGAA
It includes:
- a CDS encoding M24 family metallopeptidase, translating into MTRHVLLVCSLLFCAAVTFAQTPTTILPERDRARFVDEVLEDRFTNLLPQLMRREGIDMWVIISREYNEDPVLKTMLPANWLSARRRTIMVFFDNGKAVERLAIARYDVGNLLKGEWDIDVRPNQWDALVDIIQKRNPKKIGLNFSEHYAHADGLTFTEQKEFTAKLPADLQKRIVSAERLAVGWLETRTEKEMAVYPLICRLSHQIVQEGLSEKVIQPGITTTDDVVWWYRQRVTELGLDTWFHPTVDIQRADDAKFDHLRTFAKRPSGEVIMPGDLLHVDFGITYLRLNTDQQQHAYVLRPGETEVPAAIREAFRQGNRLQDILTERFQSGKSGNQILREALEQAGKEGIRGTIYTHPIGSHGHAAGPTIGLWDQQKGVPGSGDYPLFPNTAYSIELNAAVDVPEWKKTIRIMLEEDGAFDGKSFRYIDGRQTEIYTIPRTLGYVK
- a CDS encoding type II toxin-antitoxin system HigB family toxin, whose translation is MFNIIARRTLLAYCQLYPAAANALKQWYAEWQEQDFANFNQLKAVYGNASIVADDRVVFNIMGNKYRLVVRVVVDYKAIQIKWFGTHAEYDKIDIETV
- a CDS encoding helix-turn-helix domain-containing protein, which gives rise to MTLKPIRNEQEYDAFMVWIDEQFDRKPTPGTPEGDAVEVALLLIKAYEDEHYPIPVPDPIEAIRLKMNERGIRNKDFVGRLGSKSYVSAVLNRRKPLTLEMARFFHKELGIPATVLLA
- a CDS encoding sugar phosphate isomerase/epimerase family protein — encoded protein: MTSLQNTNPQTPMPSVSRRRFLQASAVLAGGAILPRAFAHSRKSKALRLGGPIFLKSDDPDELAREHRRLQYSAAYVPKVDLNDSARIRAIEKAFAAQNVVIAEVGAWVNMLDTDPEKRRKNLAYVTERLALAEAVGALTCVDIAGSFNPTDWAGPDARNLSDEFFEATVENCRKVIDAVKPKRTRFALEMMGWSLPDSADSYLKFIKAINRPAFGAHIDIANIVNTPGRYYQNTALINETFRKLGRWIVSAHAKDIVGKDGHFAETAPGRGGLDYTAYLRNVTALPQAVPLMLEHLSTPEAYDEARQFMIRKANELQIPLG